The DNA region ACCGGGcccccccaaaaagggggggcACAAATGTACCCGGGAGTAAAaccaaaaaataacaaaatataattaaaaaaaccaGTCGGGTAGAAAATCGAGGAAGTAGAAAAAAGGGAAACACGAAATGGCCGAGTCGGACCTTTCGGGGAACCGGGGTCTAAGGGGAACCAAAAATTACCGGGGCGTATGGGGGTTTTCCCGGCGAACCGATTTCAATGTAAAAAAACGAGAATCGGGGGGATCGGAAACCAAAAGGGGTAAACCAAAGGGCCCCNNNNNNNNNNNNNNNNNNNNNNNNNNNNNNNNNNNNNNNNNNNNNNNNNNNNNNNNNNNNNNNNNNNNNNNNNNNNNNNNNNNNNNNNNNNNNNNNNNNNATGTACATtgttgtgggcatagttgtcgatgatgatataaatgaattggtgcccaatggaattagtatgaataatggatggaaagtatgatttagctatgtggctcacctagatgtaaatgtgaaagtatgataagaggagcccgggtgggctagcactgGGTGCCAGTCGCGGCcttccggttgggtcgtgaccgGTTGTCCCTTCGATTGAAGCACCACTTATAATTTATTGTGATAACAGTGGAGCCGTTGCAAATTCAAAGGAACCACAAAGCCATAAGAAAGCAAAACACATTGAGCTTAAGTACCATTTTATTCGTGACATAGTGCAGAGAGGAGACGTGGTAGTTTCAAAGATTGCATCAGAGAACAACCTGGCAGATCATTTTACAAAAGCCTTAACACAAAAGCCTTTTAATAGGCATGTCGAAGGAATGGCTGTTAGAGTTGTAGACACATGGTTATGAGTCTAAGTGGGAGGTTGTTaggatatactattaaccatgtgttttgatatagtattttttatggaacaattatttatgtatttattcaattcaataaaaTGTTACATTAAGTAGATCATTTTATCATATATGTGTCCTTAACTTATATAGTAGTTGATTTGGTGTATAGAGTTTAAGCTTATACAcagaaaattaaattatttgttcTTATAAGTTTAAAGTTATAGTTCACAAACGTAGATGGAAATTTGGACAAACCATCAGAATGATTGTTGCACGAGATTAAAGGTAATTTATCTTGGTTACGAGAATGGTGTAGTTCTAACTTCTCGTGCTAGTGCGTTTTGAATGCATTGAATAGGACTGAGTAGAGATAGGTGTTTTAGATTGACTGGCAAAAACATATTCTCTAAACTATTGAATGTACTTATattcttaatcttgatataactATTATGAGATGTGTATATTAATTgtcattttgatttattaaaaggtgaGATCCTGAGATTGGTCTATATGCTTGGTAGATTGGATGATAATACTATAAACTAGTGAAATAATAAGTTAGTTGATGGAATACATGTCTCGATATAGAGATTGATGATACACCTTTTTGAGTAGCTTATAAGCTTTCATGTGCAAACCTGGCTAGTGGATTTATGAATCCGGCAcatgaaataaattaaagagTGCTCTAAAGAAAATTAATCATTGAATTAAATTCTTCAATAATTTGTTTTATTAATTAGTGTCTGTAATATTAACATGGGGAATTACATAAGTATTTAATGGGAAATTTCGAAACATAAATGGAGGAGTGCAATTACGAATTTCTAGTAGAATGATTTGCAATTTATTATGGTAAGAATAAttcaaatcagatttttgaATTATCTCCATAATAGGGAGCCTCAGTAATTAATTATGTGGCCCATGTTGTGCCTATATTTAACTAGGACTCAGAATCCTGTTTCTTGGTGCAAAAGGAAGAAAACTGTTTTTTTTGTCCAGTTTTGGACTGGGTAAAAACGTGAAAATTCCCTCTAGAATTAAGGGTCCTCCTAACCTAGAAGtcacaagttttcaaacaataCTTGTCCACCCAAGTATTAAGAGAGTACGGCTGTTATTTTGGGATCACTGTAGAAGACCGCAAAATTGGAGTAGGACTTGCTGAAGGATATTTACTCACGCTTCGAGAAGTATTTCCTGAATTGATTTTCAACACGTTTGTATATTCTACGTGTTCGTGtttacaacaacatatccaataTATTCCCACAAGGGGGTCTGGGGAAGGTAGAGTATGCTGACCTTAGCCCTCTCGTGTTTGTGTTTGTTACTATTATTCATTTAAACAGCATGTTTATGGAATGTCTTTCACTGTGCATATTTTCTAACAGAGAACGCAACCGGTAATATGTGGATTAGGTGTACATCACAATATCAAACTATCCCCCATACAAAATATGGTATGCAAGTGGAAAAGGTTAGAGAGTGTATCCATTATCTACTGAGTTTCGAACCTTGCGACGCTTACCTcaggaatttttttatttaaaaaaattgacataaaagaacttttttttttatttatggatcaatcaaatattcaaaaaaaaaatctaattatgATAAATTGAGTTGAACTAAAAAGTGAAATTgtcataaacatgaaaaaagACTATACATAGGAGAAAATTTAGaattaatgaaaaaataagtatacTGTACAATTTAATTTAATGAGAAAAGATTTATCATTATTTACTTATTCAGTCACACAACTTCTACAGTCAAAACTCTCAATAATTGCCATTTGACATAACAACATTCCACTATAACGATTTGATTTTCTccggaaccgatttttcatgttatgtttcacttctctataacagcagtCTATCAATAACAGCAATGTCATTCATTATAacggtacactctttgtaaaattacctctctataatagccatactcaaatattgtgtaattaTATATTGCaacaaatatattatgtataaagataaactattaaaatatttatgataatcatcattaatgtcatGGACATAGTAGAAGGGTCAAATGTTAAGTCCTTAGATAGCCTTCAACGAAAAGCTATTGAATTCTCTTTTGTTGAAAGTTTTGACAAAATTCTTTGTCAATTCTAACATTATAGTCTTAAGTCATCCACGGCCACCTAAACTTGTTCGCAGATTCCACTAAGACCCCTCAACTTAGACTCTTTCCAATTGAACACCTAAACCACTCCGGATTTGAACCATTTGAACACTTTTTGCTGACATGGCTAAGTGGATATGTTCCACTCTCCTTGAGCTCGTCCAGGAATtcaaaaatgattaattcattttcttttttttcctttctttttaaatgttttcatttttttttatttcctcttCTTTTGCTTTAAGTATCAAAAAACACCATTGAAAGACCTCTAAGAGCTCCACCCCATAAGCTCTTCTTCTACATTACAAACACTAACACAAATATTGGAAACTTTTcttgaaaacaataacaaagtGTGTAATTCAATCACACCTTAAAACCTCTTTGAATGAGTCGAACCACACTGTCGCGTCACGTCGCCGCCACCTTTGCCTCACCATTAAAATGCTCAAATCCTCTCAATCTCATTTCTTTCCAAGGGTCATCACATTTTTCCTGAAACTTGCTCAACAAGATATGATTGATTGAGGTTGACCCACTTTCACCCTTTTATCCTCTTCATAGCTCCGGCCACCAGAGCTCTTGTTTTATTTCGGCGGTAATTAGCTTGTGATCAGTAGTCAGCTAATAATCAATTGAACTGAACCTAAATAAGGGAAGAAAAGGGGAATAATTattggtgggggtgggggaacGGCGGCCGGAGGTGGGGGTTTGACaaggatgaagaagaaaggggatGATTGTTTGGGTTGGTGGGTGGGGTCCggtgattttcttttttaactatttttttatgaGTTAAATAGGTTttaaaatagaatttttttcaacaaaaaaaaaaatcacagttaattttttaattattattttgagGCCAAATGCCATGTCTCCACATTTAATTCGTCGTTTTCCCACATCATCTGGGAGTGGACTACACTCACTTTGTCTTTTCCACTTATTGTCAAAAAAGCGTCCGAGCGGTTCAAATCCCGAGCGGTTTAGGTGTTTAATTGGAAAGGGTCTAAGTGGAATCTGTGAACAAGTTAGGTGATCGTGGATGACTTAAGCCAACATTATATTATAACTAAGAGACTGGAATTTACTAAACAACCTACAATTGAAGAATTCTTacttcaaacttgaaatatttaaattctcaattaattttaaatgcatatatTCCTCAGAATTCAATTCTTTATCAGTATGATACaactagttatgaatttattagtaatatatgagtgttttcaatttttaattaatgagatatgaaaatcaattgagattataaaataaaaaagtatattgttttcgtttataacataaaaaaatacagaaaaataattatttgcgtgcttttgtttataacagctaaatgagatctaaacatcaaatgtcaacatatatacataacagcACATCACGATTACAGTCATAAAATTTTCAGACAAATGGTGCCATTATAAAGAGATTTGACTGTactaaatttataattattaaatttagactctttttttttattaatcattacataaagagaaaagacatcatttcacCCCTGAACTATGagtgtttttaatttttaattaatgagatatgaaaatcaattgagattataaaattaaaaagtatattgttttcgtttataacataaaaaaatacagaaaaataattatttgcgtgcttttgtttataacagctaaatgagatctaaacatcaaatgtcaacatacatacataacagcACATCACGATTACAGCCATAAAATTTTCAGACAAATGGTGCCATTATAAAGAGATTTGTCTGTactaaatttataattattaaatttagactcatttttttttattaatcattacataaagagaaaagacatcatttcacCCCTGAACTAggcacgaaaactcactttagcaactaaacttaacttctaaTTATATACCCCCCTAAAGAACTTTCATCTTAATTAAATACAACCCTAAatgctgacgtggcaaaaaaaataagagagtgAAGAACACAAAAAGTtggaccgtatatatatatatatatataatacacaattaaaaaataaaataaaaataaaaatgcaccCCCCACTCCCCCCCGCTCCTCTTCCCCCACCCCACTTTAATCGGCCCAGAACCCCCCACCACCgccacctccaccaccaccaccgtcGATAGATGCCTCCTCCATATCCACCTCCACCACGGCTACCACCATTGtatccaccaccaccactatcATACCCACTATCTCGACCACCACCATACCCACCCCCACCTccataaccaccaccaccaccgccgccgccgccaACCTTCCCCACCACCGACGCAACAATAATTTCCCAACGGACCTTCTTCTGAATATTTTGCTTCTACTTCTCATTGGATCACCAAATTAAGAAAACCCACAAATATTGGTTTgctttatttcttcaaaataaacaatgaagaaattgcacgaactgccaCAAATATTGGTTTgctaaacaatgaagaaattgcacgaactgcccttTAAGTGTACTTTTAACAGgtatgaagaaattgcacgaactgcccttcaaatggactggttgCTCAACAATGAAGTAATTGCACaaattgcccttcaaatggactggtgtGTGGCGAGGGGGgtggggtgaagaagaagaaaggttggTGGGTGGGGGCAGGTGGGTGGGAGTTTAATGTTGGAAAAAATGTGATTTAGGAATTTTAATAATTGATTAGGAATTAATTAACGTGGAAATatgattaataaaagaaaatctttgaCAAAGATGGAATTTTTCAGTTGGGTTAATTTAAGGAGGCAGTGGTTATGGTGGTGGCGGGGTCGTGGTGGCGGcggcggtggtggtggtggttgctACAAGTGTGATGAAgatgaggaaaaagaagaagaaagagaaaagggagaaagaagaagaaagagaaaaaaataataaaagaaaaccaaaaaatgaagggttggtAACTTTTGACATGACAATGATGTAGCAATGACGTGGCAGCGatgtggcaatgacgtggcgcgagtgtaatacacCTCACATTGTGaaagtgatattattttttcaagttgGAAAATAATTGAAACATATGCTCTTTAAAGGGtatataattataagttaaattTAGTTGTTAAAATGAGTTTTCGTGCTGAGTTCAGGGGTGAAATGATGTCTTTTTCCTCTTACATAAATTATAAGTACTTTATATATTTAGGACCTTTAATATTTTGGGGGCTAAAATAAAGGCATTAGAGGTTTAAAAAAAGGAAGGGAAGAAAGAAGGGCCTTTTAATTATAGGTGACAAATAGGTTTTAAAAAATTGAGTTGGAGTAAttctagttttttttaattgagtaggGGTGATAAACTTTGGATTAGTGATTAGGGAGTTTTGACTTGccccaaagttatatttttaacactttgaccccaaactttattttttacactttgccctcaagttttatttttaacactttgacccaaccCATATAAACCCTACAGAGCCAAAAAAACGCGCCAAATTTTCTGTTTGCCTGCGCCGTTTCCACCATTTTTGGCTCTTCTTTTTTGCttcgtttcttcttctttttgctgcttcttcttcttattctgctgctcatttcttcttcttcttcttcttcttcttgactggattttgctcaagaaagaaaaaaacaagaccacctgattttgtaattttttgacTGGATTTCATTCGTGTAGCACTGGAAATTATTTCATAACTCATTCCATTgttttgctttcttcttcttcgtcttcttcttcttcttcttcttcttcttccgccattgttgctcaagaaagaaaaaaaagtgaccacccgattttgcaattttttgacTGGATTTTGTTGTGTGTAATGGtaattacttcataagtgttttccgctcatttggtaagtaCAACAATgttgttttatttcaatttttcacaCAGGTATAAATCTCGATTTTCCAACAACTTATAGTAGGcttgttgtagttgttgcaacatataatGTGGTTGTTGCAACTTCTACAATGATTATGAAGTTGTTATAATTGTTAAATAAATAACCTGTGACAAGcgagtgagttgttgcaacaggtattccacttgttgcaacaactcaacgATCTGTTGGAGTCAGCTTCAGTTTTTGTCTGAAACAGAACCCAAAAAACTGAAGCTGCTTCCAACAGATTATTGACTTGCTGCAACAAGttgtatagttgttgcaacaggtgttccacttgttgcaacaactcaactaTCTGTTGGAGTCAGCTTCAATTTTTGTCTGAAACGTAACCCAAAAAACTGAAGCTGCTTCCAACAGATTATTGACTTCTTTGTAACAAGttgtatagttgttgcaacaggtgtTCCACTTGATGCAACAACTCAACTATCTGTTGGAGTCAGCTTCAGTTTTTATCTAAAACAGAACCCAAAAAAATTTGCTTCTGGGGATTATTGACTTTCTTGCCGCAACAAGtaatacacttgttgcaacaactcgaTAACTGTTGGACATCTTCAACGATGCGAAACATTACCCCGAAAAAAAGCTGAAGCGGACTCCAATGATTAGTGACTTGTTGCAATAATTTTattacctgttgcaacaagtagtccacttgttccaacaagtcaatAATCTGTTAGAACAACTACTGCAGCTGTTTAGATTGGTATGTACTCTCATGACCAATTTTTCGTTAAACAAAATATCTTCAGGTACCTCGAACACCACTAATGGGGGACTCAATAACAATAGGGGTTGATTGCCATGGTGAATGGATCGAGAAGAACAATCGATATATTTGGCGATGGAAGGGTGGTGACACGTTAGAGACGATAGCGATGGTGTCCAAAGAGATGTTATGTTCGATGATTTTGTGAACCTAATCATCACCTATTGCGAATTAACTTGTGAACTAAAAGATCTTGCCATCACTTACATGCACAGCTCTTTTGAAAATCAGAGGGTCTTGCCATTTAAGATAACTGATCAGGTTCGTTTGCGTGCTTATTTGAATGATGTAGCTAGgcccattttaagggtatacgTTGTTGGAAGCCCGGTAGAGAACCACAATTTATCTCAAGACCAACAAGATGTGTTAAATGATGAATTAGATGGGGTGGATGTGGATATCCCAGATAATGGAAGTGGGGCTGACCCGATTCCTATACCCGAAGTTGCGAGCAATACAGTGGGCACTACACAATCAATACAGTCTAGccatgttcaagatgatgaaacaggtttttataaaggaatgtcatTTAAGAACAAGGAAGCACTAGCCACTTGGTTGAAACTTGCttgcttgaagaaaaaaattagaatcaagaaggtGATTAATTCGCGTACTGTGTATTGCTTCAGATGTGTACATCCGGAGTGCAAGTGGTGGCTGAGGGCTGTGAAGCTTTTAAGTTCTGACAGATTTTGTATCAGAACCTACATAAAGCATCACACATGTGGTTCTGAGCATATTACGAGCCATAATCCACACGCTACTGCGAAAGTCATTGGTGAATACTTCAAAGATAAGTTTCCATACGGTAAAGGCCCATCTACAAAAGATACGAGTCAATCAATCCGTACAGATTTGGGTTGTAAGGTAAGTTATTGGAAGGTCTGGAAGGGCATGGAGATTTCAAAGGCTTTAACAAGAGGGACACATGAGCACGGGTATGCGGTGCTTGATGCGTACCGTTATATGCTTCGTTCTGCAAATCCAGGAAGTAAGACGGCATTGAAGGTTGATGAAACTGGGAAGTTCAAGCACTTTTTTGTAGCCTATAAGGCTTGGATTCTTGGTTTTGCGCAAATGAAAAAAGTCATAGCTATCGATGGGACATTCTTGAGGAGCAAGTACAAAGGAGTGTTGTTGTCAGCAGTCGCACAAGATGCGGAGAATCATATTTTTCCAGTGGCATTTTGTGTAGTGGACAAGGAGTGTGATGCttcatacaaatatttttttgaacaaatgagaagctataTAGAGGATACCCCTGAGTTGTGCATAATTTCGATAACGTCAGTATCAAAAGGCGGTTTCAATTGTCCTCCTACATGTCATTATGGTTTTTGCATGAGGCACCTAGGGAAAATCGAGAACCACCTTTCACAATGGGGTGGTCATATCTCAATTTTGTAAAGCGACAAGCGTACAATATTGATGTCTTCAATGACCATTTCAATCAAATCGAGAGATTTGGCTCTGGGGCCACCGAACATCTTGAACGTGCTGGATTCCATAGATGGAGCAGGGCATTCTACCCCGAAAATAGGTATTTGCACATTTctgtttccaacaagtaacataTCTCTTTTGCAACTAATAGGTAACTTATTGCGGCAGATATGTTACTTGTTGTGATTTTTCACACAGCTGAGCCTCAGCCACCTGTTCCAACACTAATATGTTTGTTTTGTCAGGTataattttatgatgacaaacaCTGCTGAGTCGGTGAACTCAATGTTCATGTTGAAAGAGAATTTCCCATTCTTGCTCTATTTGATTCCATAAACGGGGAGGTTTCTTGAGAAATTTCATGAGAGGCGTATGGAGTTCATCGACTCACCAACCATCTTTTTTCccttaagggaaaaaaaaatatcaaaatttgtcAACTTGGGTAATAAGTTATTGGCCCATCAAATTGCCAACTACAAGTTTAGCGTCACCGGTCACGGTTCAGTTGCAACAGTCGATCTGCAAAGAAGATCTTGTACTTGTAGAGTTTTTGACCTGGACAAAATACCTTGCCCACATGCTatgtgttacatccggcatttttgcatatttggagaacttgaacataattttggtttgtaagaaataaggccaatttggatttttcttagtaagtgtatgccggttatggaaatttgaacgtgaaaacaccggataaggcctaagggcaaaattggaatttcgaaaatttatttcgggaattttgaaatatgaatTCTAGCCTATTGGGCCAAGAANNNNNNNNNNNNNNNNNNNNNNNNNNNNNNNNNNNNNNNNNNNNNNNNNNNNNNNNNNNNNNNNNNNNNNNNNNNNNNNNNNNNNNNNNNNNNNNNNNNNgcacacgattacattcattcatatacaatgtctatcccatgttcttaacatcatttataacataacctcgtcacgacccgagctaggGCCATAAGACGGGTACCAAaactaaccaccgagcaccactcattctattactcatcctgcggtcattcattaatctcatgcttatcatcatagaagaaccatttctacctgaaacatatttacattatatacataagccctccggctatcaaaataatatagataCAATAAAGACATCGTGTGACCATACttcccacacatacgtatctgcgagcctctactagagtactagacatatggacgggacaggaccccgtcatgcccaaaacatatatataccaaaagaataaatcaatggcacctccggaacaatggagtgctctcaatcagctaatagctcctacgagtctggatcacctccctgtctacctgtgggcatgaacacagcgtccaaagaaaacggacgtcagtacgaacattgtactgagtatgtaaggcataaacaataataatacgtcaatgaaataagggaacatcaaatgaggagcaatctgtaactgactgtcaattataaaagaaatgatgcatgctggcttacttcataatcatcatcatatcatgtatgcatatatgtataagctgcccgaccatataggtacggtgtgataatcattagcccgcgtccgtgcctcccgcgtccggggtaccatttcatgccgcccactagtggtgtctggccatgccatctagacatggtgtatatgctgcccgccttagcagtgtctgcccggccatataggcgcggtgtaatatcatcatcatgtactcatcataatgtatgcatagaactcaaagacaactatactttatcgaggtgacataaggtcggtcgtaaaccccgattccattatggagcattcataagtattctgcctcaccttgaaggaattagcatataaggtgagtgtatacaataaacaacatcaatgaatcgtagttaacatcattagctttgtaggaacatcatatcgtgAACTCTAGAGTATttggacttaagctcatcatcatcatgttcataatatctcttatctttaacttatgtggctattcatgaacatagactcttatttttccggaatataggaaattcatggagaaggagggaaaatcatgccataagattcatgccttaggaagaagggactagcctcatataccttttttgtttaactattctatcgcttgatcattctccttcgatgcttgcgtttctaccttcaagagaattcgcatcaacattagctaatcgattatatgaacgtgcttactaaagctagagaaaattgggcagcatttcctttgtttatacaactttcctcatattacatatcaactcccaaacatccataacaacattcacaatattataagcaacaatcatcattcatctacattatccatatctcttaatttcacttcaacttctccataatcatggtcatagttcactatcacgtttctcacatataatacttatcccatgttataaatgtcattcataacatacttacaatcataacatatcaataatcatgattcaatccaagctattacgcaacaatgacactattcccacattcatgacccattttttatatccttttacaatccaagtgtttcaacttctcaataccttaaacaacatgaaaataccataaacttaccttagatagtgtaggaataagccttgagcagaaatacttctcttgcaccaaaaccctagttcacttccattgagattccttgtcttggatgaactctagtgagcttcttacacttaactctcttggtttgatgaagttgatctttgctTAGTCTTGATTTAGTGTTGAAGAAATGTGTAGAACACTCTaaaagccttgagagagatggagaagggtgggaaatgaaatttgtcacgacccaaccccgtaggccatgactagtgcccgagctggacactcgtatacacttgttatctatagtcatacactactagcatgaacgagctgttataagtataagggcaaaacatatgcaagtcgaagctgccta from Lycium ferocissimum isolate CSIRO_LF1 chromosome 2, AGI_CSIRO_Lferr_CH_V1, whole genome shotgun sequence includes:
- the LOC132047397 gene encoding uncharacterized protein LOC132047397 produces the protein MFDDFVNLIITYCELTCELKDLAITYMHSSFENQRVLPFKITDQVRLRAYLNDVARPILRVYVVGSPVENHNLSQDQQDVLNDELDGVDVDIPDNGSGADPIPIPEVASNTVGTTQSIQSSHVQDDETGFYKGMSFKNKEALATWLKLACLKKKIRIKKVINSRTVYCFRCVHPECKWWLRAVKLLSSDRFCIRTYIKHHTCGSEHITSHNPHATAKVIGEYFKDKFPYGKGPSTKDTSQSIRTDLGCKVSYWKVWKGMEISKALTRGTHEHGYAVLDAYRYMLRSANPGSKTALKVDETGKFKHFFVAYKAWILGFAQMKKVIAIDGTFLRSKYKGVLLSAVAQDAENHIFPVAFCVVDKECDASYKYFFEQMRSYIEDTPELCIISITSVSKGGFNCPPTCHYGFCMRHLGKIENHLSQWGGHISIL